Proteins from a single region of Desulfovibrio sp. Huiquan2017:
- a CDS encoding iron-containing alcohol dehydrogenase — protein sequence MLNFQYFMPTRIVFGPDSLDRLGDTPHLPRGDKAMIVIGQSGAMIDQGYLARVQSLLSKQDVQTIVYDKIQPNPESDTVDEAAAVCRDMGVKFVVGLGGGSTIDSAKAIATMATNPGKYWDYMQAGSGGGQTPANEPLPIVAIPTTAGTGTEADPWTVITKSGTDAQEKVGWGYDGTFPALSIVDPKLMLSVPPRQTAYTGMDAFFHAAEAYLATCRQPASDALALEAVHLISHTLPQAVADGGNLEARTVMAWASTAAGLCETYSSCISQHSLEHALSAFHPHLPHGAGLVLLSKAYFGFLAARGEERLGDLALAMGDTLAEDLEEEVSGVAFLDALDTLITEVGLGEEKLSDYGVTREEIPALAENALSTMGELFAVTPVDMSVEDVIAIYEAAYE from the coding sequence TTGCTCAACTTTCAGTACTTCATGCCCACCCGCATAGTCTTCGGTCCCGACAGCCTCGACCGCCTGGGAGACACCCCCCACCTGCCGCGCGGCGACAAGGCCATGATCGTCATCGGCCAGTCCGGTGCAATGATCGACCAGGGCTACCTGGCCCGCGTCCAGTCCCTGCTCTCCAAGCAGGACGTCCAGACCATCGTCTACGACAAAATCCAACCCAACCCCGAATCCGACACCGTGGACGAGGCGGCCGCCGTCTGCCGCGACATGGGCGTCAAGTTCGTGGTCGGCCTGGGCGGCGGGTCCACCATCGACTCGGCCAAGGCCATCGCCACCATGGCAACCAATCCCGGCAAATACTGGGACTACATGCAGGCGGGTTCCGGCGGAGGCCAGACCCCGGCAAACGAGCCCCTGCCCATCGTGGCCATCCCGACCACGGCGGGCACCGGCACCGAGGCCGACCCGTGGACTGTCATCACCAAGTCCGGCACCGACGCGCAAGAGAAAGTCGGCTGGGGGTATGACGGAACCTTCCCGGCCCTGTCCATCGTGGATCCCAAGTTGATGCTTTCCGTGCCGCCGAGGCAGACCGCCTACACCGGCATGGACGCCTTTTTCCACGCGGCTGAGGCATATCTGGCCACCTGCCGCCAGCCTGCCAGCGACGCGCTCGCCCTGGAGGCCGTGCACCTCATCAGCCACACCCTGCCCCAGGCCGTGGCCGATGGCGGCAACCTGGAGGCGCGGACCGTCATGGCCTGGGCCAGCACTGCGGCCGGGCTGTGCGAAACCTACTCCTCGTGCATCTCCCAGCACTCCCTGGAACACGCCCTGTCGGCCTTCCACCCCCATCTGCCCCACGGGGCCGGGCTGGTGCTGCTGTCCAAGGCGTACTTCGGCTTCCTGGCCGCCCGGGGCGAGGAACGCCTGGGCGATCTGGCCCTGGCCATGGGCGATACCCTGGCCGAGGACCTGGAAGAGGAAGTGAGCGGCGTGGCCTTCCTGGACGCCCTGGACACGCTCATCACCGAGGTCGGCCTGGGCGAGGAGAAATTGTCCGACTACGGCGTGACCCGCGAGGAAATCCCGGCCCTGGCCGAAAATGCGCTGTCCACCATGGGCGAACTCTTCGCCGTCACCCCGGTGGACATGTCCGTGGAGGACGTCATCGCCATCTACGAGGCGGCCTACGAATAA